A portion of the Rhodanobacter sp. AS-Z3 genome contains these proteins:
- a CDS encoding general secretion pathway protein GspN translates to MNAAGQRRLTPWLMVTAIALGGLLLLLLLGTGAGVHWDAARPRAPLPPAGNPANLPQPIPLQQFALVWQKPLFSPDRKPVSAAADGGSQLGDLELTGVILTPSLHMALLHDRQANREVRLREGQSLPDGSVTLLEVRARSAIFDASGGRSELKLPAGAPIDMVAARAKSDAVDPEQGGPVMQPLPPPPPRADPAARRESPAERLRQNIQKRRAERAAAATEGVR, encoded by the coding sequence ATGAACGCGGCGGGTCAGCGGCGCCTGACGCCCTGGTTGATGGTGACGGCGATCGCGCTGGGCGGGTTGCTGCTGTTGCTGCTGCTGGGCACGGGTGCCGGTGTGCATTGGGACGCGGCCAGGCCGCGCGCGCCGCTGCCACCCGCCGGCAATCCGGCCAATCTGCCGCAACCGATTCCGCTGCAACAGTTCGCGCTGGTCTGGCAGAAGCCGTTGTTTTCACCGGATCGCAAGCCTGTCAGTGCCGCCGCCGATGGCGGCAGTCAGCTGGGTGATCTCGAACTCACCGGAGTGATCCTAACGCCGAGCTTGCACATGGCCTTGCTGCATGATCGTCAGGCCAATCGCGAAGTACGGCTGCGCGAGGGCCAGTCACTGCCCGATGGCAGCGTGACGTTGCTGGAAGTACGTGCGCGCTCGGCCATCTTCGACGCTTCAGGTGGCCGTTCAGAATTGAAGCTTCCGGCCGGTGCGCCGATTGACATGGTTGCCGCCAGAGCAAAAAGCGATGCCGTCGATCCCGAGCAGGGTGGCCCGGTGATGCAACCGTTGCCACCACCACCGCCACGCGCCGATCCCGCTGCGCGGCGTGAATCGCCAGCCGAACGTCTGCGCCAAAACATCCAGAAACGTCGGGCCGAACGCGCCGCCGCGGCCACCGAAGGAGTACGTTGA
- a CDS encoding prepilin-type N-terminal cleavage/methylation domain-containing protein, with the protein MKRQAGFTLLEVLAALVLLALLLVGVYSGIRTATHSVHSGTAAIERMDQVRSAQQFLRRELAQSLTQPIEHTDHGEPVYFVGTAREMRYVAPLPGYLGKLGPQLQQLRLVDDGNGSQRLELSLALLPPDGQPPQALGDPQVLLDHIKDGSFSYRGVDAKGAAVAWSSTWADGRLLPQLVRVELQVNGTVEWPQLEVPLRVLATTGGLPRTGMRGGNRP; encoded by the coding sequence ATGAAACGCCAGGCCGGCTTCACCTTGCTGGAGGTACTCGCCGCGCTGGTGCTGCTGGCGTTGTTGCTGGTCGGCGTCTACTCGGGCATTCGCACGGCGACGCACAGTGTGCATTCCGGCACCGCAGCCATCGAGCGCATGGATCAGGTGCGCTCGGCCCAGCAATTTTTGCGACGCGAACTGGCGCAAAGCCTGACCCAGCCAATCGAGCACACCGATCACGGCGAGCCGGTCTACTTTGTCGGCACGGCACGCGAGATGCGCTACGTGGCGCCGTTGCCCGGGTATCTGGGCAAGCTGGGTCCGCAGTTGCAGCAGTTGCGCCTGGTCGATGATGGCAACGGCAGCCAGCGGTTGGAACTCAGCCTGGCGCTGTTGCCGCCCGACGGGCAACCGCCGCAGGCGCTGGGTGATCCACAGGTGTTGCTCGATCACATCAAGGACGGCAGCTTCAGTTATCGCGGCGTCGATGCGAAAGGCGCCGCCGTGGCGTGGTCGTCGACCTGGGCGGACGGCCGGCTGTTGCCGCAACTGGTGCGTGTTGAGCTGCAGGTGAATGGCACCGTCGAATGGCCGCAGCTGGAGGTGCCGCTGCGTGTCCTGGCCACCACCGGCGGCTTGCCGCGCACCGGCATGCGCGGCGGGAACCGCCCATGA
- a CDS encoding PilN domain-containing protein translates to MSSATQSLQPLVDGIRRSWRASPLPAFLHWWAGELRGLLPVHWRGFFSSGADWYLLQAEAATWSLRRNSHAEVLASWHEAEQVDGSGKPPLALRDALQRVDREDLRVALLLSPALVLRRSVSLPLAARDNLFQVAGFELDRQTPFTLAQVYYSVRELPTAAPPGRFNAELVVVTRDHVDPLLARLQTQSVGVDAVDVAAGASRLGVNLLPQERVPRHAHPRRRLNLLLAATCVLLLVFVFGEWLHNRQLALQQMRTEVEAMRGEAQQVAALRQQLQDNAGAAGFLAQRKKNSVAMLSVLEDATARLPDSAWLERFSVDNTGQIGFQGQSQQAAKLLDALKDSHLITDASFQGSIQPDPTTGKERFYLTARVNQPKSPVADAANAGGTP, encoded by the coding sequence ATGAGTTCGGCGACGCAGTCACTGCAGCCGTTGGTCGATGGGATACGCCGCAGTTGGCGGGCTTCGCCGTTGCCGGCATTCCTGCATTGGTGGGCTGGGGAGTTGCGCGGTTTGCTGCCGGTACATTGGCGCGGTTTTTTCAGCAGCGGTGCCGACTGGTATCTGCTGCAAGCCGAGGCGGCAACGTGGAGCCTGCGCCGCAACAGCCACGCCGAGGTGCTGGCGAGTTGGCACGAAGCAGAACAGGTCGATGGCTCGGGCAAGCCCCCGCTGGCACTGCGCGATGCGCTGCAGCGCGTTGATCGCGAGGATCTTCGCGTGGCCTTGCTGCTGTCGCCGGCGCTGGTCTTGCGGCGTAGCGTGAGCCTGCCGCTGGCAGCCCGCGACAACCTGTTCCAGGTGGCCGGTTTCGAGCTGGATCGGCAGACTCCGTTCACCCTCGCGCAGGTGTATTACAGCGTGCGCGAACTGCCCACCGCAGCGCCGCCGGGTCGCTTCAATGCAGAGTTGGTCGTGGTCACCCGCGACCATGTCGATCCACTGCTGGCACGATTGCAGACGCAGTCCGTCGGCGTGGATGCGGTGGATGTGGCCGCTGGCGCTAGTCGTCTTGGGGTAAATCTGTTGCCGCAAGAGCGTGTACCGCGGCATGCGCATCCGCGTCGCCGCCTCAACCTGTTGCTTGCTGCGACCTGCGTGTTGTTGCTGGTATTCGTGTTTGGCGAGTGGCTGCACAACCGGCAACTGGCGCTGCAGCAGATGCGCACGGAGGTCGAAGCGATGCGTGGCGAAGCGCAACAGGTGGCGGCGTTGCGTCAGCAATTGCAGGACAACGCCGGCGCTGCCGGGTTTCTGGCCCAGCGCAAGAAAAACAGCGTAGCCATGCTCAGTGTGCTTGAAGACGCCACCGCGCGCCTGCCCGACAGCGCGTGGCTGGAACGTTTCAGCGTGGACAACACCGGCCAGATCGGCTTCCAGGGGCAAAGCCAGCAGGCGGCAAAATTGCTTGATGCCTTGAAGGATTCACACCTGATCACCGACGCCAGTTTTCAGGGCAGCATCCAGCCCGATCCGACCACCGGCAAGGAACGCTTCTATCTCACCGCCCGCGTGAATCAGCCAAAATCGCCGGTGGCGGATGCGGCCAATGCGGGAGGCACGCCATGA
- a CDS encoding type II secretion system protein GspK: MKRARMNGRDEQRGVALLLVLWACTLLAILLGGYAALARTEGLQARYQFAQTQAHYAAEAGLMRAAYALQDPQPKQRWMADGRLYSFHYNDATVTVRAIDEGGKVDLNTASPEVLLTLFEAAGLQPVPAQVVADHVVDWRTLPVADADASSGRGDYLAAGRNYAPRHAPFASVEELQMVLGITPALYRQLAPVLTIWSGSTSPDPNTAPPLALAAIPGMTPEQRQQIEAARQRNAKDPRLVLGAGTTHSIRSEAKLADGTRAILRATIRLQAGQVQPYVVLRWQEGEAE, translated from the coding sequence ATGAAGCGCGCACGCATGAACGGACGTGACGAGCAGCGCGGCGTGGCCCTGCTGCTGGTGCTGTGGGCCTGCACTTTGCTGGCGATTCTGCTGGGTGGTTATGCCGCGCTGGCGCGCACCGAGGGTCTGCAGGCGCGTTACCAGTTTGCCCAGACGCAAGCGCACTATGCCGCCGAGGCCGGTCTGATGCGGGCAGCTTATGCCTTGCAGGACCCGCAGCCGAAGCAGCGCTGGATGGCCGATGGCCGTCTTTACAGTTTTCATTACAACGACGCGACGGTCACCGTGCGGGCGATCGACGAAGGTGGCAAGGTGGATCTCAACACCGCCTCGCCGGAGGTCTTGCTGACCTTGTTCGAGGCGGCCGGTCTGCAGCCGGTGCCGGCGCAAGTGGTGGCTGATCATGTGGTCGACTGGCGTACGCTACCCGTCGCCGATGCCGACGCCAGCAGCGGCCGCGGCGACTACCTGGCAGCCGGAAGAAATTACGCTCCGCGCCACGCACCGTTCGCCAGTGTCGAGGAATTGCAGATGGTGTTGGGTATCACGCCCGCGCTGTACCGACAGTTGGCGCCGGTGCTGACGATCTGGTCAGGTAGTACCAGCCCTGACCCGAATACGGCGCCGCCACTGGCGCTGGCGGCGATTCCCGGCATGACGCCGGAGCAACGCCAGCAGATCGAGGCTGCACGGCAGCGAAATGCGAAGGACCCGCGGCTGGTTCTGGGCGCTGGAACAACGCATAGTATTCGGTCCGAGGCTAAGCTGGCCGACGGCACGCGCGCGATTCTGCGCGCAACGATTCGCCTGCAGGCGGGGCAGGTGCAACCGTATGTCGTGCTGCGCTGGCAAGAAGGGGAAGCGGAATGA
- the gspF gene encoding type II secretion system inner membrane protein GspF, whose amino-acid sequence MAQFRYKAVSDVGEALHGVMEAASVEEVIGRLQDQGHTPLEAQPADGAVGGSGVAGWFKRGPFSGDQLAQFTHQLATLLGAGQPLDRALGILLDLPESEQAKKLIERVRDRVRGGNTLSSALDEEHGVFPKLYVSLVRAGEAGGSLEETLRRLADYLERAQALRGSIVNALIYPAFLMVGVLGSLVLLLAYVVPQFVPIFEDMQVPIPWITQAVLSVGNLLQAWWWLILLLLGGGLFAWRAHLREPAALQAWHTRLLQMRLIGPLLLKVETARIARTLGTLLKNGVPLLSALSIARQVTANRALDAALAAAHEQVKGGAGLSLALAQSKLFPRLAMQMVQVGEEAGQLDVMLLKVADTFELESKRAIDRLLAALVPALTIVMTVMVAIIMAAILLPLLSLTSNIQ is encoded by the coding sequence GTGGCGCAGTTCCGTTACAAGGCGGTCAGCGACGTGGGCGAGGCACTCCACGGTGTGATGGAAGCGGCCAGCGTCGAGGAAGTGATCGGGCGCCTGCAGGATCAGGGTCACACGCCACTGGAAGCGCAGCCAGCCGATGGTGCAGTCGGTGGCAGTGGCGTGGCGGGGTGGTTCAAGCGCGGCCCGTTCAGTGGCGACCAATTAGCCCAGTTCACTCATCAACTGGCTACCCTGCTTGGCGCGGGTCAGCCGCTGGATCGTGCGCTCGGCATCCTGCTTGATCTACCTGAGAGCGAGCAGGCCAAGAAGCTGATCGAGCGCGTGCGCGATCGCGTGCGCGGCGGCAATACGCTGTCCTCGGCATTGGACGAAGAGCACGGCGTATTCCCCAAGCTCTACGTCAGTCTGGTGCGCGCTGGTGAGGCGGGCGGCTCGCTGGAAGAAACCCTGCGCCGGCTGGCCGACTATCTGGAGCGCGCGCAGGCGCTGCGCGGCAGCATCGTCAATGCCTTGATCTACCCGGCGTTCCTGATGGTTGGCGTGCTTGGCTCGCTGGTCTTGCTGCTGGCTTACGTGGTGCCGCAGTTCGTGCCGATCTTCGAAGACATGCAGGTGCCGATTCCGTGGATCACCCAGGCGGTGCTGAGTGTTGGCAACCTGTTGCAGGCGTGGTGGTGGTTGATTCTGCTGTTGCTGGGTGGTGGCTTGTTCGCCTGGCGCGCGCATCTGCGTGAGCCGGCGGCGTTGCAAGCCTGGCATACCCGTCTGCTGCAGATGCGGCTGATTGGCCCGTTGCTGCTCAAGGTCGAGACGGCGCGCATTGCGCGCACGCTGGGCACACTATTGAAGAATGGTGTGCCGCTGCTGAGCGCGCTGAGTATCGCGCGTCAGGTCACTGCCAATCGCGCACTCGATGCGGCACTGGCGGCAGCGCATGAACAGGTCAAGGGCGGCGCGGGACTGAGTCTTGCGTTGGCACAATCGAAATTGTTTCCGCGACTGGCGATGCAGATGGTGCAGGTCGGTGAAGAAGCCGGTCAGCTAGACGTCATGCTGCTGAAAGTTGCCGACACCTTTGAACTTGAGTCCAAACGCGCGATCGATCGTCTATTGGCCGCACTGGTACCGGCGCTGACCATCGTGATGACCGTGATGGTGGCAATCATCATGGCCGCCATCCTGCTGCCGCTGCTCAGCCTGACCAGCAATATCCAGTAA
- a CDS encoding prepilin-type N-terminal cleavage/methylation domain-containing protein — translation MKGPSRAAGFSLLEVIAAIMLLAIAFTALMKVAGASINLTHNAAQYSQAAMRARSLLDSAFVGEAVQPGNRSGRFDEQYRWQLAVTPWNPGGPVTPGAPVQLYQLDLTVTWGPQAHPRAAHFRTLRLGTPLVSNLTRASR, via the coding sequence ATGAAAGGCCCTTCGCGCGCCGCCGGTTTCAGCCTGCTCGAAGTGATCGCCGCGATCATGTTGCTGGCGATTGCATTTACGGCGCTGATGAAAGTAGCCGGCGCGTCGATCAACCTGACCCACAATGCTGCCCAATACAGTCAGGCGGCGATGCGTGCGCGCAGCCTGCTCGACAGTGCTTTCGTCGGCGAAGCGGTACAGCCGGGCAATCGCTCCGGTCGCTTCGATGAGCAATACCGCTGGCAACTTGCTGTGACGCCATGGAATCCCGGTGGCCCGGTGACGCCGGGTGCACCGGTGCAGCTTTACCAGCTGGATCTCACCGTGACATGGGGGCCGCAGGCTCATCCGCGCGCGGCCCATTTCCGCACGTTGCGGCTGGGCACTCCGCTGGTCTCCAACCTGACCCGGGCCAGCCGATGA
- the gspM gene encoding type II secretion system protein GspM, giving the protein MKLAAMSRRDSRIAAVLLLLVTLLLAYFVLLHWWFVAPLQQIRSEMSDLRDTQSRYAAAIAEKPALQQRLATLGAGQAASNAFLSTDDPNTAAADLMQRVVDVVAARAGSGRCTVSQKMPLPSPAAAPGEPYRKAAVSISLSCDIEPLATVMQALEQGTPYLFIDDLSIYRNPVAAREGGATPLEVQFTLSGYVRPPRAQPATPVATAMTAGEAR; this is encoded by the coding sequence ATGAAGCTGGCTGCGATGAGTCGGCGCGACAGTCGTATCGCGGCTGTGCTTTTGCTGCTGGTCACGCTGCTGCTGGCCTACTTCGTCTTGCTGCATTGGTGGTTCGTTGCGCCGTTGCAGCAGATCCGCAGCGAGATGAGCGACCTGCGTGACACGCAGAGCCGTTACGCCGCCGCCATCGCCGAGAAGCCGGCACTGCAACAGCGCCTGGCCACGCTCGGCGCCGGTCAGGCGGCGAGTAACGCGTTCCTTTCGACCGATGATCCAAACACGGCAGCGGCCGATCTGATGCAGCGCGTGGTCGACGTGGTCGCCGCGCGTGCCGGTAGCGGCCGCTGCACGGTGAGTCAGAAAATGCCGTTGCCCAGTCCAGCGGCAGCCCCGGGCGAGCCTTATCGCAAGGCCGCGGTGAGCATCAGCCTGAGCTGCGATATCGAGCCGCTGGCCACGGTGATGCAGGCATTGGAACAGGGCACGCCGTATCTGTTCATCGATGATCTCAGCATCTACCGCAACCCGGTTGCGGCCAGGGAAGGTGGTGCTACTCCGCTTGAGGTGCAATTCACCTTGTCGGGCTACGTGCGGCCACCACGCGCACAGCCGGCGACACCGGTGGCGACTGCCATGACTGCTGGAGAGGCTCGATGA
- a CDS encoding GspH/FimT family pseudopilin yields MPTLRAHGFTLLEMLAVILLIGIAVAAVSVSVTQGLASARVRAASGELAGALRATRAQAIVRGQEQHFDVDTRANSYDDAKHHDVQLPKGLRVSITSAKEDQPNNHTGRIRFFPDGSSTGGRITLHSGQREWHVNVSWLTGEVRVVDTVAAR; encoded by the coding sequence ATGCCGACCTTGCGCGCCCATGGTTTCACCCTGCTGGAAATGCTGGCGGTGATCCTGTTGATCGGCATTGCCGTGGCAGCCGTATCGGTTTCGGTGACGCAGGGTCTGGCCAGCGCCCGCGTGCGTGCGGCCAGTGGTGAACTTGCTGGCGCGCTGCGGGCCACCCGGGCGCAAGCCATCGTGCGGGGGCAGGAGCAGCACTTCGATGTAGATACCCGCGCGAACAGTTACGACGATGCGAAGCATCATGACGTGCAACTGCCGAAGGGACTGCGCGTCAGCATCACCAGTGCGAAAGAAGATCAGCCGAACAATCACACCGGGCGTATCCGCTTCTTCCCCGATGGCAGCTCCACCGGCGGGCGCATCACCCTGCACAGCGGGCAGCGCGAGTGGCACGTCAACGTGTCATGGCTGACTGGCGAGGTACGCGTGGTCGATACGGTGGCAGCACGATGA
- the gspG gene encoding type II secretion system major pseudopilin GspG, with translation MHYRQPQRHGANAGFTLLEMLAVIVLIGIIGAVVVTQVGKNVDKGKYGAGKSQLMTLSQKIENYALDNGTPPQQLDALVTKPANATNWQGPYAKGSEMKDPWGHAFGYQYPGQHGSFDLIFYGQDGKPGGDGYSKDVGNWQ, from the coding sequence ATGCACTACAGACAACCACAACGACACGGCGCGAACGCCGGCTTCACCCTGCTCGAAATGCTCGCGGTGATCGTTCTGATCGGCATCATCGGTGCGGTGGTGGTGACTCAGGTCGGCAAGAACGTCGACAAGGGCAAGTACGGCGCCGGCAAATCCCAGCTCATGACGTTGAGCCAGAAAATCGAGAACTACGCGCTGGACAACGGCACGCCACCGCAACAGCTGGACGCACTGGTGACCAAGCCGGCAAATGCCACCAACTGGCAGGGTCCCTACGCCAAGGGCTCCGAAATGAAAGACCCTTGGGGCCATGCCTTCGGCTACCAGTATCCGGGCCAGCACGGCAGCTTCGACCTGATCTTCTACGGTCAAGACGGCAAGCCCGGTGGCGACGGTTACAGCAAGGACGTGGGCAACTGGCAGTAA
- the gspD gene encoding type II secretion system secretin GspD, protein MFRTLTQQTLRVATLAFVVGLSGCASLPKPHDDGALQREAMAGTHNPVPAPLPLNTDVGTGVDAAAAPEISRGSGQFIHPHALATPRRAASGSGAVTFNFENQPVQAVVKAILGDLLKQNYTIVPGVQGNISFSTSEPVDSGQALPILETLLGWTGNALVHRDGGYVVMPQKDAVAGNLVPSLGATAPQGGLQARLFPLRYISATEMQKLIKPFARTDATLLADPARNLLVMSGTPQELANYQSMVRTFDVDWLRGMSVGVFNLQYAKVGELMPKLDGMFGVHGDTPLAGMLRFIPIERTNALVVISTQPDYLQEVGDWIARIDRGGGNEPQLFVYDVRNIKASDLAKYLANIYTNGGGSSGGGDNGGQVGPGLTSATLGSSNGAGGMSGATSSFGNPSEGARDGGVTGTDSSGGFNSGGGRDAGGSAAGGGFGSSSGSFGGNTAGASAAANDQQYSSSDGSVRISSVDSNNQLLVRARPAQWEEIKSAISQLDNVPMQVQIETRILEVNLTGEFQFGVQWYLEGLTGSTTDSSGNLVPGQPNNPRQIGLGKGGNAFGGEPFFYSFLNSNLQVAVRAMETSGNTKTLSAPSMVVMNNQTASIEVGNKIPINQTSVNTGIGTASTYSQVSYLNTGVILNVQPRINPGGLVYMNISQEVSQADRTVQLVNGNPAISQRKLATQVAVQSGQTVLLGGLIEQAEGNTDTGIPGLNRIPVLGRLFGSTNRSRNRTELIVLITPRVIRGGADAKQITDDYQSKFESLAPLRASGTAAAAATMPVAPPPAPALGWPEQMQHHAEIALGKGDDLNAQNLAIQSWQQGAQRGALCERNWQLVLQVRQHAKDPKGADLARKRLAGCRAPATSP, encoded by the coding sequence ATGTTTCGCACGCTCACTCAGCAAACCCTGCGCGTGGCCACGCTTGCCTTTGTGGTCGGCTTGTCCGGTTGCGCCAGCCTGCCCAAACCGCATGACGATGGTGCCTTGCAGCGTGAGGCGATGGCCGGCACGCATAACCCGGTGCCCGCTCCCTTGCCGCTGAACACCGATGTGGGAACCGGTGTTGATGCCGCGGCGGCTCCCGAAATCAGCCGCGGCAGTGGCCAGTTCATTCACCCCCATGCACTGGCCACGCCGAGGCGAGCGGCCAGTGGCAGTGGCGCGGTGACCTTCAACTTCGAGAACCAGCCGGTGCAGGCGGTGGTCAAGGCGATCCTCGGCGACCTGCTGAAGCAGAACTACACGATCGTGCCCGGCGTACAGGGCAATATTTCGTTCTCCACCTCCGAGCCGGTGGATTCCGGCCAGGCCCTGCCGATACTGGAAACCCTGCTGGGCTGGACCGGCAACGCGCTGGTGCATCGCGACGGCGGCTACGTGGTGATGCCGCAGAAAGACGCGGTGGCCGGCAACCTGGTACCGAGCCTCGGCGCCACCGCGCCGCAAGGCGGCCTGCAGGCGCGACTGTTTCCGTTGCGCTATATCTCGGCCACCGAAATGCAGAAGCTGATCAAGCCCTTTGCGCGAACGGACGCCACCTTGCTGGCCGATCCGGCGCGCAACCTGCTGGTGATGTCGGGCACGCCGCAGGAACTGGCCAACTATCAGAGCATGGTGCGGACCTTCGACGTCGACTGGCTGCGCGGCATGTCGGTGGGCGTGTTCAATCTGCAGTACGCCAAGGTCGGCGAACTGATGCCCAAGCTGGATGGCATGTTCGGTGTGCACGGTGACACGCCGCTGGCCGGGATGCTGCGCTTCATACCGATCGAGCGCACCAATGCGCTGGTGGTGATCAGTACGCAACCCGACTATCTGCAGGAAGTGGGCGACTGGATCGCGCGCATTGATCGCGGCGGCGGCAACGAGCCGCAGCTGTTCGTCTACGATGTGCGCAACATCAAGGCTTCGGATCTGGCCAAGTATCTGGCCAACATCTATACCAACGGTGGCGGCAGCAGCGGTGGTGGCGACAATGGTGGTCAGGTCGGGCCGGGCCTGACCAGTGCCACGCTGGGCAGCAGTAATGGTGCCGGTGGCATGAGTGGCGCGACCAGCAGCTTCGGCAATCCGTCCGAAGGTGCGCGCGACGGCGGCGTCACGGGTACCGACAGCAGCGGTGGTTTCAACAGCGGCGGCGGTCGTGATGCCGGCGGCAGCGCGGCCGGTGGCGGCTTCGGCAGCAGTTCGGGCAGCTTCGGCGGTAACACCGCCGGTGCCAGTGCAGCCGCCAACGACCAGCAATACAGCTCCAGCGATGGCAGCGTGCGGATCAGTTCGGTCGACAGCAACAACCAGTTGCTGGTGCGGGCGCGGCCCGCGCAGTGGGAAGAGATCAAGTCGGCGATCAGCCAGCTCGACAACGTGCCGATGCAGGTGCAGATCGAGACGCGCATTCTGGAAGTGAACCTCACCGGCGAATTCCAGTTCGGCGTGCAGTGGTATCTGGAAGGCCTGACCGGCAGCACCACGGACAGCAGCGGCAACCTCGTTCCGGGCCAACCCAACAACCCTCGCCAGATTGGTCTGGGCAAGGGCGGCAACGCGTTTGGTGGCGAGCCGTTCTTCTACTCCTTCCTCAACAGCAATCTGCAAGTTGCCGTGCGTGCGATGGAGACCAGCGGCAACACCAAGACACTGTCGGCGCCGTCGATGGTGGTGATGAACAACCAGACCGCGAGCATCGAGGTCGGCAACAAGATCCCGATCAACCAGACCAGCGTCAACACCGGCATCGGCACGGCCAGTACTTACAGCCAGGTCAGCTACCTCAACACCGGTGTGATCCTCAACGTGCAGCCGCGGATCAATCCCGGTGGCCTGGTCTACATGAACATCAGCCAGGAAGTGAGCCAGGCCGATCGCACGGTGCAACTGGTCAATGGCAACCCGGCCATTTCGCAGCGCAAGCTGGCGACCCAGGTGGCCGTGCAAAGCGGCCAGACGGTGCTGCTCGGCGGCCTGATCGAACAAGCCGAAGGCAATACGGATACCGGCATTCCCGGTCTCAACCGGATTCCCGTGCTGGGTCGATTGTTTGGCAGCACCAATCGCAGCCGCAACCGCACCGAGCTGATCGTGCTGATCACGCCACGAGTCATTCGTGGCGGCGCCGATGCCAAGCAGATTACGGATGACTACCAGAGCAAGTTCGAGTCACTGGCGCCGTTGCGTGCGTCGGGCACGGCTGCTGCCGCTGCGACGATGCCGGTTGCGCCGCCGCCCGCGCCCGCTCTTGGCTGGCCCGAGCAAATGCAGCATCATGCGGAAATCGCACTGGGCAAGGGTGACGATCTGAATGCGCAAAACCTGGCGATCCAGTCGTGGCAGCAAGGCGCCCAGCGTGGCGCGTTGTGCGAACGCAACTGGCAGCTCGTACTGCAGGTGCGGCAGCATGCAAAAGACCCGAAAGGTGCAGATCTTGCCCGCAAGCGTCTGGCCGGTTGCCGCGCGCCGGCAACCTCGCCGTAG